A region from the Enterobacter roggenkampii genome encodes:
- the djlA gene encoding co-chaperone DjlA — translation MQYWGKIIGVAFAIIMGAGFWGIVLGLIIGHMFDKARSRKMAWFANQRERQSLFFSTTFEVMGHLTKSKGRVTEADIQIASVFMDRMNLHGDSRLEAQNAFRIGKSDNYPLREKMRQFRSICFGRFDLIRMFLEIQIQAAFADGSLHPNERDVLYVIAEELGISRMQFDQFLRMMQGGAQFGGGYHQQSSGGAWQQAQRGPTLEDACNVLGVKPSDDQTTIKRAYRKLMSEHHPDKLVAKGLPPEMMEMAKQKAQEIQKAYELIKEKKGFK, via the coding sequence ATGCAGTATTGGGGTAAAATAATCGGCGTTGCGTTCGCCATCATCATGGGTGCCGGGTTCTGGGGAATAGTGCTGGGGCTTATTATTGGCCATATGTTTGATAAGGCGCGCAGCCGTAAAATGGCCTGGTTTGCCAACCAGCGCGAGCGCCAGTCACTCTTTTTCTCCACCACTTTTGAGGTGATGGGGCATTTAACCAAATCCAAAGGGCGCGTCACGGAAGCCGATATTCAGATTGCCAGCGTCTTTATGGATCGCATGAATCTGCACGGTGACTCCCGCCTGGAGGCGCAAAATGCGTTTCGCATCGGGAAATCCGATAACTACCCGCTTCGCGAAAAAATGCGCCAGTTCCGCAGTATCTGCTTCGGCCGTTTTGATTTAATTCGGATGTTTCTGGAAATTCAGATTCAGGCGGCCTTCGCCGACGGCTCGCTTCACCCTAACGAACGCGATGTTTTATACGTGATTGCGGAAGAGCTGGGTATCTCCCGTATGCAGTTCGATCAGTTCCTGCGCATGATGCAGGGTGGCGCGCAGTTTGGCGGCGGGTATCACCAGCAGTCTTCTGGCGGTGCCTGGCAGCAGGCGCAGCGTGGTCCGACGCTGGAAGATGCCTGCAACGTGCTTGGCGTAAAACCCTCTGACGATCAGACCACTATCAAACGTGCCTATCGTAAGCTCATGAGCGAGCACCATCCAGACAAGCTCGTTGCAAAAGGCTTACCGCCTGAAATGATGGAGATGGCGAAGCAAAAAGCGCAGGAAATTCAGAAAGCGTACGAGCTGATTAAAGAGAAGAAAGGCTTCAAATAA